One Oryza brachyantha chromosome 3, ObraRS2, whole genome shotgun sequence DNA segment encodes these proteins:
- the LOC102720130 gene encoding formin-like protein 8 has protein sequence MPPAIARFVAIAAVLLLCGHVAVAAEDGGVGARRVLHQPLFPIEWTPPPAPPPPPAPDFTSDPSTPPAPDAPSGDFFPPAPPTTTTPTSPGTISSPTTVAADVSKTPSGSGSGHRGGGPTKATIVAAGAAAAAAIALLGFACAFLITGRARRRSDSQKLLGPDRGAAAHHRAPSAADFLYVGTVEPTTPARHHGPTTADLVGSPYRKLRIERARRGVSRDEDTDHPSPELRPLPPLRRATTLGSSDEDAYYTPRQRSGGSGGGAAAEAWSEASASSPPTTTTASRRSLPSMTSDFFPPVAAITAPPLPPPARSRRTPPRTRFSTGSAPDVKQAISPSPRPVQPSNAPPPPPPPPPPPPPPPPPPKLNTAPKPPPPPPPVTSNNTLPKTAGPPPAVPTSRRRLVKPLPPEGPRIAMPMPITAATTADNNGSTSMREGDDAANGGSGEPRPKLKPLHWDKVRATSDRAMVWDQLKSSSFQLDEDMIEALFMNNSTPAAPPREVGRKPGGVPSFRQEERVLDPKKAQNIAILLRALNVTREEVSDALLDGSAECLGTELLETLVKMAPTKEEELKLRDYDGDLSKLGSAERFLKAVLDIPFAFKRVDAMLYRANFETEINYLRKSFETLEAACEDLRGSRLFLKLLEAVLRTGNRMNVGTNRGEAKAFKLDTLLKLADVKGTDGKTTLLHFVVQEIIRSEDAKSEKESAMISSSKDEQFRKHGLKVVSGLSSELGNVKRAATMDFDVLHGYVNKLETGLEKIKSVLQLEKKCTQGQRFFMSMQDFLKEAEREIERVKGEEKRALGRVKDITDYFHGDAGKEEAHPLRIFMVVRDFLSTLDQVCREVGRMQQDRTVIGGSARSFRISATSSLPVLSLYGQRRENNSDDDSSSS, from the exons ATGCCTCCCGCCATCGCGCGATTCGTCGCGATCGCGGCGGTGTTGCTGCTGTGTGGCCATGTCGCGGTGGCGGCTGAGGACGGCGGTGTCGGTGCAAGGAGAGTGCTGCATCAGCCGCTCTTCCCCATTGAGTGGACTCCGCCAccggcaccgccgcctccgccggcccCGGATTTTACCTCCGACCCCAGCACCCCGCCCGCGCCTGACGCGCCTTCCGGCGACTTCTtccccccggcgccgccgacgacgacgacgccgacgagcccCGGGACGATTTCGTCCCCCACCACCGTGGCCGCCGATGTCTCGAAAACTCCGTCCGGGTCCGGCTCGGGACACCGCGGAGGCGGTCCTACGAAGGCGACCATAGTCGCTGCCGGGGCGGCCGCGGCTGCCGCCATCGCGCTGCTGGGGTTCGCCTGCGCGTTCCTGATCAccggccgcgcccgccgccgcagcgacTCGCAGAAGCTGCTCGGCCCCGACCGCGGGGCGGCCGCGCACCACCGCGCCCCCTCTGCGGCCGACTTCCTCTACGTCGGCACGGTGGAGCCCACCACCCCCGCGCGCCACCATGGACccaccaccgccgatctcgtcGGGTCCCCGTACCGCAAGCTCCGCATCgagcgagcgcggcgcggggtgAGCCGCGACGAGGACACCGACCACCCGAGCCCGGAGCTccgcccgctcccgccgctgcGGCGCGCGACCACGCTGGGTTCCTCCGACGAGGATGCGTACTACACGCCTCGGCAGCGGTCCGGGGGCTCCggcgggggcgccgccgccgaggcctgGAGCGAGGCGAGCGCGTCCAgcccgcccaccaccaccacggcctCACGCCGCAGCCTCCCCAGCATGACGAGCGACTTCTTCCCCCCGGTTGCTGCCATCACTGCGCCACCCTTGCCGCCTcccgcgcgctcccgccgcacgccgccgcgcacgcGCTTCTCCACGGGCTCCGCCCCCGACGTCAAACAGGCGATTTCTCCATCCCCGCGGCCGGTGCAACCCTCCAATgcacctccccctccccctccccctccgccgccacctcccccaccaccgccaccgccaaaGTTGAATACAGCTCCGaaacctcctccaccaccacccccagtgACGTCAAACAATACTCTCCCAAAGACAgcggggccgccgccggccgtgccGACATCAAGGCGCCGGTTGGTCAAGCCGTTGCCGCCCGAAGGGCCGCGCATTGCCATGCCGATGCCGATCACAGCGGCGACGACAGCGGATAACAACGGGAGCACATCAATGCGGGAAGGGGACGACGCGGCCAACGGGGGCAGCGGCGAGCCGCGGCCGAAGCTGAAGCCGCTGCACTGGGACAAGGTGCGGGCGACCTCCGACCGCGCCATGGTCTGGGACCAGCTGAAGTCAAGCTCATTCCA GTTGGACGAGGACATGATCGAGGCGTTGTTCATGAACAACTcgacgccggccgcgccgccacgaGAGGTCGGGAGGAAACCCGGCGGCGTGCCGTCGTTCCGGCAGGAGGAGAGGGTGCTCGACCCCAAGAAAGCGCAGAACATCGCCATCCTGCTGCGCGCGTTGAATGTTACGCGTGAGGAGGTCTCCGATGCACTGTTGGATG GCAGTGCTGAATGCCTGGGGACTGAACTTTTGGAAACATTAGTCAAGATGGCTCCTACTAAAGAGGAAGAACTGAAACTACGAGACTACGATGGTGACTTGTCGAAACTTGGTTCCGCGGAGCGCTTTCTAAAGGCCGTGTTGGATATACCTTTTGCCTTTAAGAGAGTTGATGCAATGCTATACCGAGCCAATTTTGAGACCGAGATAAATTACCTAAGAAAATCTTTTGAAACCCTGGAG GCAGCTTGCGAAGATCTTAGAGGCAGTAGGTTGTTCCTAAAACTCCTCGAAGCAGTTCTGAGAACCGGAAACCGGATGAATGTTGGAACAAACCGGGGTGAGGCTAAAGCCTTCAAGCTTGATACTCTCCTGAAGCTCGCAGATGTCAAGGGCACTGATGGTAAAACCACGCTGCTCCATTTTGTCGTCCAAGAAATTATTCGTTCGGAGGATGCGAAATCTGAAAAGGAAAGTGCAATGATTAGTAGCTCCAAAGATGAGCAGTTCCGTAAGCATGGGCTCAAAGTTGTATCAGGGCTTAGCAGCGAGCTTGGCAACGTCAAGAGAGCAGCTACCATGGACTTTGATGTGCTGCATGGTTATGTCAATAAGCTAGAAACAGGCCTTGAAAAAATCAAGTCAGTCTTGCAGCTTGAGAAAAAATGCACACAAGGCCAGAGGTTCTTTATGTCAATGCAAGACTTTCTGAAGGAAGctgaaagagagatcgagaggGTCAAAGGTGAGGAGAAGAGAGCTTTGGGCAGAGTGAAGGACATCACGGACTACTTCCATGGTGACGCCGGGAAAGAGGAAGCCCACCCACTGAGGATATTCATGGTGGTGAGGGACTTCCTGTCAACGTTGGATCAAGTTTGCAGGGAGGTTGGTCGGATGCAGCAGGACAGAACCGTCATTGGTGGATCGGCTAGGTCATTCCGCATCTCAGCAACATCCTCATTGCCAGTTCTAAGTCTGTATGGACAACGGAGAGAAAACAACTCCGATGATGATAGTTCATCGTCATAG
- the LOC107303875 gene encoding uncharacterized protein LOC107303875 gives MESNSIQGYGQDMFDQLPDDILLSIIERADVRTIIKTSALSTRWKQLPLLLYNIDLDVDKFIPPNSSMSADEAMAILIKSMNNLFGSPQRECTIKGLTLSFCLLTDFEASLKYLLNISELVCNAVDNGKVKSVELEIKTEKPSVDYTTDDTLLHAKSVVYFFDISPSLSRCLTKLFLRTARFSEADFHQLIVSCDQLQHLSLYCCELWDSSTLKLDMPNSKLRFVSLFGCFIQTVEFICLPKLKELHCDSWPLTGTPLSFGAVPCLQELLLVCVKSIFQSGFKLTDLLRGTANVQDLTLNFQGENIWITPERKELSTTLSKITKLFLHGIYVKFNILWTMLLLEAAPSVKIFGVEVWNHPCEEGGERDGYPERTNALWDAAQMDGSILHLQLETLEFGGFDPTISEHLDFIRAVIERAPKLKSVILQDAEPCEYCESMDNPISTSRFPHNEDERSTVLKQLKAGISRPVAIVFC, from the exons ATGGAGTCCAATAGCATCCAAGGCTAT GGCCAAGATATGTTCGACCAATTGCCGGATGATATCTTATTATCCATCATAGAGAGAGCTGACGTCCGCACAATTATAAAGACCAGTGCCCTGTCGACACGGTGGAAGCAACTGCCTCTTTTGCTATATAACATCGACTTGGATGTTGATAAATTTATCCCCCCAAATTCCTCCATGTCGGCCGACGAAGCGATGGCAATTCTAATTAAATCGATGAACAATTTATTTGGTTCTCCTCAGAGAGAATGTACAATTAAAGGGCTAACCCTTAGCTTCTGCTTGCTCACTGATTTTGAGGCATCATTAAAGTATTTGCTTAACATCAGTGAGCTAGTTTGCAATGCGGTCGACAATGGTAAAGTGAAGAGCGTGGAGCTTGAGATCAAAACTGAGAAGCCCAGTGTCGATTACACCACTGATGATACGCTACTGCATGCAAAGAGcgtagtgtatttttttgatatATCTCCTAGTCTGTCACGTTGCCTCACAAAGCTTTTTCTGAGGACGGCAAGGTTTTCTGAAGCAGATTTTCATCAACTAATAGTCAGCTGTGACCAGTTGCAACATCTATCACTCTACTGTTGTGAGCTTTGGGATTCGTCCACGCTGAAGCTGGATATGCCAAATTCAAAACTCCGATTTGTTTCGCTCTTCGGGTGCTTTATCCAGACTGTAGAGTTTATCTGCCTCCCTAAACTAAAGGAGCTACACTGTGATTCATGGCCCTTAACAGGGACTCCCTTATCTTTTGGTGCGGTTCCATGCCTTCAGGAACTGCTTCTTGTTTGTGTTAAGTCAATCTTTCAATCAGGATTCAAATTGACTGATCTTCTGCGTGGTACTGCAAATGTACAGGATCTTACTTTGAACTTCCAAGGAGAAAAT ATTTGGATTACACCTGAACGAAAAGAACTAAGCACCACTTTGAGCAAGATAACGAAGTTGTTTCTGCATGGAATATATGTGAAATTTAATATCTTATGGACAATGCTTCTCCTTGAAGCCGCACCATCCGTTAAGATCTTTGGTGTCGAG GTGTGGAACCATCCATGTGAAGAGGGTGGTGAGAGAGATGGATATCCTGAAAGAACAAATGCTTTGTGGGATGCTGCACAGATGGATGGCTCGATACTTCATTTGCAATTAGAGACGTTAGAATTTGGTGGGTTCGATCCAACCATAAGtgaacacttggatttcataaGAGCTGTAATTGAGCGTGCTCCCAAGTTAAAGTCAGTTATTTTACAAGACGCAGAACCTTGTGAATACTGTGAATCAATGGACAACCCAATCTCAACATCCAGGTTTCCGCATAATGAAGATGAGAGAAGCACAGTGCTGAAGCAACTCAAAGCTGGGATCTCTCGCCCTGTTGCAATAGTCTTTTGCTAA